One window of Phalacrocorax carbo chromosome 1, bPhaCar2.1, whole genome shotgun sequence genomic DNA carries:
- the HHLA2 gene encoding HERV-H LTR-associating protein 2 isoform X3, translated as MKGQKISSLLIYLFCIGFTEQETVTGLFSKECILPCPFPHGDDEVIYWKKGDRIVHSYYYRSDQLEGQDPDYRHRTHLFQENIPSGNASLKLSNLTVTDEGSYTCYVGTRQTKSEKEVTLRIRVPSYYALEYQKTGTKRTLKCYAFLTYPAPNIYWVRGNTPIQATDWYKTRDGVLYSLRSDQTITNTSDPYYCHVHLPHEKWAAEWILQDSGNNWRIVVGVIASLVVVVVAVAAIFCVSSKPETQKGSQNETEPMNTPT; from the exons ATGAAGGGACAGAAAATATCATCTCTTCTCATCTATTTATTTTGCATAG GTTTTACAGAACAGGAAACAGTAACAGGGCTGTTTTCGAAGGAATGCATCCTCCCTTGTCCTTTCCCACATGGGGATGATGAAGTAATTTACTGGAAAAAAGGGGACAGAATTGTGCACAGCTACTACTACCGCAGTGATCAACTGGAAGGACAAGACCCAGATTACAGACACAGAACACACCTCTTCCAAGAGAACATTCCTAGTGGAAATGCCTCCTTGAAACTTAGTAACTTGACTGTGACTGATGAGGGCTCTTACACCTGCTATGTGGGAACACGGCAAACTAAAAGTGAAAAGGAAGTCACGCTGCGCATAAGAG tTCCCTCTTACTATGCACTAGAATACCAAAAGACAGGCACAAAAAGGACGCTGAAGTGCTATGCCTTTCTCACTTATCCAGCACCAAATATATATTGGGTACGCGGCAATACACCCATCCAAGCAACAGATTGGTACAAAACCAGAGATGGGGTTCTCTATTCTCTTAGGAGCGACCAAACCATTACAAACACATCTGATCCTTACTACTGTCATGTTCATCTCCCTCATGAAAAGTGGGCTGCTGAATGGATATTGCAAG attcaGGTAACAACTGGAGAATTGTGGTAGGAGTGATCGCATCActagtggtggtggtggtagcagTAGCTGCTATTTTCTGCGTGTCTTCAAAG cCAGAAACACAGAAGGGATCACAGAATGAGACGGAGCCTATGAACACCCCGACATAA
- the HHLA2 gene encoding HERV-H LTR-associating protein 2 isoform X2, with amino-acid sequence MKGQKISSLLIYLFCIGFTEQETVTGLFSKECILPCPFPHGDDEVIYWKKGDRIVHSYYYRSDQLEGQDPDYRHRTHLFQENIPSGNASLKLSNLTVTDEGSYTCYVGTRQTKSEKEVTLRIRVPSYYALEYQKTGTKRTLKCYAFLTYPAPNIYWVRGNTPIQATDWYKTRDGVLYSLRSDQTITNTSDPYYCHVHLPHEKWAAEWILQDQLSNVEGSSTVIPCEYSNNTANNEVFNVIWTLNRNGAISVLASFNGTAYSCQPQVQMNQSDFSLMLRDLTENNSGEYLCNISAPHYTKLTVTTLQVNSGNNWRIVVGVIASLVVVVVAVAAIFCVSSKKHRRDHRMRRSL; translated from the exons ATGAAGGGACAGAAAATATCATCTCTTCTCATCTATTTATTTTGCATAG GTTTTACAGAACAGGAAACAGTAACAGGGCTGTTTTCGAAGGAATGCATCCTCCCTTGTCCTTTCCCACATGGGGATGATGAAGTAATTTACTGGAAAAAAGGGGACAGAATTGTGCACAGCTACTACTACCGCAGTGATCAACTGGAAGGACAAGACCCAGATTACAGACACAGAACACACCTCTTCCAAGAGAACATTCCTAGTGGAAATGCCTCCTTGAAACTTAGTAACTTGACTGTGACTGATGAGGGCTCTTACACCTGCTATGTGGGAACACGGCAAACTAAAAGTGAAAAGGAAGTCACGCTGCGCATAAGAG tTCCCTCTTACTATGCACTAGAATACCAAAAGACAGGCACAAAAAGGACGCTGAAGTGCTATGCCTTTCTCACTTATCCAGCACCAAATATATATTGGGTACGCGGCAATACACCCATCCAAGCAACAGATTGGTACAAAACCAGAGATGGGGTTCTCTATTCTCTTAGGAGCGACCAAACCATTACAAACACATCTGATCCTTACTACTGTCATGTTCATCTCCCTCATGAAAAGTGGGCTGCTGAATGGATATTGCAAG ACCAACTGTCTAACGTGGAAGGAAGTAGCACTGTAATTCCTTGTGAATATAGCAATAACACTGCAAACAATGAAGTTTTCAACGTCATCTGGACATTAAACAGAAACGGTGCAATCTCAGTCCTGGCCTCCTTCAATGGTACAGCTTACTCTTGCCAGCCTCAAGTCCAGATGAACCAAAGTGACTTTTCGCTGATGTTGCGTGATCTTACTGAAAACAACAGCGGAGAATATCTGTGTAATATTTCAGCACCTCACTACACAAAACTTACTGTGACAACTTTACAAGTTA attcaGGTAACAACTGGAGAATTGTGGTAGGAGTGATCGCATCActagtggtggtggtggtagcagTAGCTGCTATTTTCTGCGTGTCTTCAAAG AAACACAGAAGGGATCACAGAATGAGACGGAGCCTATGA
- the HHLA2 gene encoding HERV-H LTR-associating protein 2 isoform X1, with protein sequence MKGQKISSLLIYLFCIGFTEQETVTGLFSKECILPCPFPHGDDEVIYWKKGDRIVHSYYYRSDQLEGQDPDYRHRTHLFQENIPSGNASLKLSNLTVTDEGSYTCYVGTRQTKSEKEVTLRIRVPSYYALEYQKTGTKRTLKCYAFLTYPAPNIYWVRGNTPIQATDWYKTRDGVLYSLRSDQTITNTSDPYYCHVHLPHEKWAAEWILQDQLSNVEGSSTVIPCEYSNNTANNEVFNVIWTLNRNGAISVLASFNGTAYSCQPQVQMNQSDFSLMLRDLTENNSGEYLCNISAPHYTKLTVTTLQVNSGNNWRIVVGVIASLVVVVVAVAAIFCVSSKPETQKGSQNETEPMNTPT encoded by the exons ATGAAGGGACAGAAAATATCATCTCTTCTCATCTATTTATTTTGCATAG GTTTTACAGAACAGGAAACAGTAACAGGGCTGTTTTCGAAGGAATGCATCCTCCCTTGTCCTTTCCCACATGGGGATGATGAAGTAATTTACTGGAAAAAAGGGGACAGAATTGTGCACAGCTACTACTACCGCAGTGATCAACTGGAAGGACAAGACCCAGATTACAGACACAGAACACACCTCTTCCAAGAGAACATTCCTAGTGGAAATGCCTCCTTGAAACTTAGTAACTTGACTGTGACTGATGAGGGCTCTTACACCTGCTATGTGGGAACACGGCAAACTAAAAGTGAAAAGGAAGTCACGCTGCGCATAAGAG tTCCCTCTTACTATGCACTAGAATACCAAAAGACAGGCACAAAAAGGACGCTGAAGTGCTATGCCTTTCTCACTTATCCAGCACCAAATATATATTGGGTACGCGGCAATACACCCATCCAAGCAACAGATTGGTACAAAACCAGAGATGGGGTTCTCTATTCTCTTAGGAGCGACCAAACCATTACAAACACATCTGATCCTTACTACTGTCATGTTCATCTCCCTCATGAAAAGTGGGCTGCTGAATGGATATTGCAAG ACCAACTGTCTAACGTGGAAGGAAGTAGCACTGTAATTCCTTGTGAATATAGCAATAACACTGCAAACAATGAAGTTTTCAACGTCATCTGGACATTAAACAGAAACGGTGCAATCTCAGTCCTGGCCTCCTTCAATGGTACAGCTTACTCTTGCCAGCCTCAAGTCCAGATGAACCAAAGTGACTTTTCGCTGATGTTGCGTGATCTTACTGAAAACAACAGCGGAGAATATCTGTGTAATATTTCAGCACCTCACTACACAAAACTTACTGTGACAACTTTACAAGTTA attcaGGTAACAACTGGAGAATTGTGGTAGGAGTGATCGCATCActagtggtggtggtggtagcagTAGCTGCTATTTTCTGCGTGTCTTCAAAG cCAGAAACACAGAAGGGATCACAGAATGAGACGGAGCCTATGAACACCCCGACATAA